tattaaaattgggTTTTTTCCGACTAATGAAAGTGAGGTGTTACTTTCTTGTGAATctattttccctccaaaatgagtgcatttaatgaatacatgcataattatactaatttaggaaaatatctttgttataattatataaaatcaatatttaatgcattattaaactaattatcaatccaaaatatttttaaacattttaattatattcattttaattatattgatatccTTCTAATTCTTATTCATTATTCAATGATTTTATTAGTGGCAAGTTATTAACCtatttatattgataataataataattttattaggataaatatcaaattctattcctactataaatatataaaatttaatttcttctatttttattttaccacttTAAAAGACCATGTatgctagaagaaaatatcattcgTTTACCAATTATTCTTTCATTTGATAGCTTTtacaaaaattctttttcttcctatgagACGTCGTTGCAAGAAGGCAACTATCGTGGACACAAACTACCACACTCTCCAACTTTCGTGCTCATCATTCATAGCTATATAAGATATGTTATCTATGAAGTATTTATAGACCATGGTGTTATCATatatgcataaataaaaattgtttcGTATTTAAATTTAAGTCATTTACCTGTTTGTGATATATTGCAGTGTGAAATTACTTTCAATATGTGTTGTGTAATGATATTATGTTCTAATTTAAGCTTTTACTTTAGAACTgtattatgattttatctcatAATTTTTTCTCAGATATcaaattgatgtatttttattcattattattattgaaacggATGCGATATGAAATGTACCAAAAAAAAACTCtcacattcaatttattttattgtagtcttctatctattttatttatttttatttttttcttattcattttattttctttttaaatgttatataatttatactaatctatctacttaatatactaaaactgggttTTTCTCCAACTTATGATGGTGAGGTGTCATTTTCTCGTGAATatatttttcttccaaaatgattgcactatttctctcttttaaatttatttttaaaaattatctttaattgatataattagattataattagtatttaatgaatgatacataattatactaatttaagataatctctttattataattatattaatttttttaaatttatttcagaaaattattttaattataattatataacaatAGTATActtagcatttaatgaataattcataattatactaatttagaaaaatatctctattataattatataaaattaataattaatgtatTACTAacctaattatcaatcaaaaatatttttaactattttaattatattgattttaattatattgatataattctattttttatttattatgctaaaattttattagtgaCAAGTTATTATCTTAATGGTGacctatatataataataataataataagggtaaaaaattcaaatgagCCAAGCACAGGTCAATATAACCCAAATCAGCCAAATCAAACTTCTATACCTGAATCCACCAGGaccaattttaatataattcgaatcaataagATTCGAATTAATATaacatgtaattcgaatcaattcgAACTACTCTCAGAAACAAGTATAAGCTAATTCGAATCAATTCAAATCGAATTAAGCATGCAATCCAGCCTAGTAATTCGAAACAAATAATTTCGAATTATAAAAGTGTAATTCGAGTGATATTAATTCGAATTAGATGGAGAAGAACACAAGAGAGAGGTTCGAAtctagttgattcgaattaggtGAAATTCATTTTgcatagtaattcgaatcaagttgattcgaattacaaggGATTCGGCTATATAAGGAGTTCGAACCAAGTTCATTCGAATCACTTTGTCATTCTCCAACCCCACCAAATCCCAGAGAAAACAACCAACATTCGGGCCGAGTAAGACCAGAGCGGCATTTTTAGTCGACAGGGGACGATCCAGGGAGGCTTTATCGTTTGGATGGAGTTGCTCATATCGCCGGTGTAATCAACGACGAGGTTAGTGGTTTATGATGTTGCGCTGTTGATTGTGTTTTTTGTTAGTGGTTGATGAAAGCGGTTTATGATAATGgtatttgttaatggtttttgatAATGGTTTATGTTACTGTTAGTGGTTTAGGATAGTGGTTTAGGATAGTGGTGTAGGCtagtggtttttgttaatgatttTTTATAGCGGTTTATTTTAGTGTTAGCAGTTTAAGCAAGTGGTGTAGGCCAGTGGTTTTTGTTAGGGGATTTTGAAATGGTTTTTTGTAAGCAGTTTTTGTGAATGGTTTTGGATAGTGGTTTTAGTGATGGTTAGCGGTTAAGGGTTTAGGTTTAGGATGGTGGTTTAGGCTAGTGGACCATGTTAATGATTTTTTATAGCGGTTTTAGCAAGTGGTTTTAGTGAATGGTTTTGGATAGTGGTTTTAGTGAATGATTTTGGATAGTGGTTTtagtgaaattattttttgtaagcGGTTTTTGAGAATGGTTTTGGATAGTGGTTTTAGTCATGGGTTTAGGTTTAGGGTAGTTGTTTATGATAAAGGTTTTAAGTGATTGTTGTTTTTGATAATGGTTTTTGGACGTAGTTTGAGTTAGCGGTTTGTGTATAAAACGTTGGTCGCTTGTTTCATATATGTTATGTTGAacgatttatttaattatactcactttattaaaaaatcaacttATACCTCAAGCACCGATCCAATACAAAAGATACACGTACAATtatacatgcaaaatgtttggTTTGATCATGTATTTATGTGAGAATATTATATTTCTGCAtaactttattattataaatcttattaataaaaaaataaatatttcgtttgaaatgtgtttattcTTTTTAAGTAATACTTATCTGCTACAGCCTTGCGCTATTAAATtactcatttaaaatttaattactcatttaaaatttaagcaGGCTTGATTGTGTTTTGACAACGAGAATGTAATATGAGAATTTTTGAGAGGTATCTTATCGAAGTAGCAGAGTTATAGAGTGTAGGGCTAAGAAAACATGATCCTGAAATACAATATCATATTTATAGGTGAGCAGTCAGTACAGAAAATGCAATATCCTAAAATGCATGCCACTTTCGGTAAAGTACATCCATtcagtataaaaaataaaatactattgTTGTTCTCTCTATATCTAATCAAATGTGTGTGGCAAACAAAAACAAACTCAAATATGTCTGTGTATTATGCTATGTCATCCgaacataaaaaaaacattaGTAGCCATACAAACTATACTTGTTAAAATACTTTGTTGATATgaatttctaaatttctttaTCAAACTTTTACTTGCTTGCTTGATTTTCCTGAAGATGAACAACAATCTATTAatataagatataaaaatatttatcatttagTGCTGGATTCAAACAAACAATAATAGATGAAATTATAATCTTTCAAGAAAATAACTATTAGCATCAAGATTTAAACCTAATTTCAAGTGCTGGATGGTGCTAATTCATGACTACTATTAACATCAAGAACCTAATAAATGCAAGatgtctaataaaaaaaaaaaattcctaaaaaaaaatttcaaatttcaaaaattacatgCATAAAAGAATTTTCAATGAAGGTAAAAATCTGAATTGTGAATTATGACTGCTCAACTTTGGCATAAACTATAGGTACaatttctgatttttctttttaattaagctaggaatttttctcattttttttaaatctttaatcTGCAGATAATTAAATTAAGCAAGTTAAGATATGATTAAATAAGAAAATGGGTTCAAGACTCAACAAAAACACTCCAACTTTatagaaaggaaaaataattaaataatgacaAAGAAATCAGCATTTTACAAACAAGTATGTACTGAAcgaacatataaaaataatattggcTTCTTAGAAAATATTCTCAAAACAATGGAGAAATGAAAATAGCTTACCAAAAGTTAATAGTGTACAACTTGGGATcaacaatatttacaaaaatctggagaaaaattaattagtatgtTATTAAAGTTGAagtataaaagtaaataatttatcataaattttattaaaaggtatattttaaatataaatatataatttcatgGGGTCAACTGAGggattttttcaataataaaataaaaaatatattatttctcaaaacataatttttggactttaatttttaaaatacaatttttttttttgaatttaaacaaGTTGGTGTCAATATGTTAGGCCCTATAGGGCTTTGGCCCTTCTTTATAAGGCCAGAAGAATAAAAAGCCCTTTAACTAATAgggtcaaatttttaaaaagccCTCAGGGCCAAAAGCCCTCATGGGCCAAAAGCCCTAGGGCCAACCCATGGGTTAcctaaaccttttttttttacattctcTATTTCAATAACACATAAAACTTATTAAAAGTCATTAGTTTGTTTTATCCCTTTATCATTTTTATgcgtaaaaataaaaaaattgaaaaataaatgttaataaTATACATTGATCATATTAAATCCAACTTTTAACTATATATAGCAAGAAATCAAACATAGCATTTACTGTCTCATCACCCTTTTTCTTACTCTCTAGTATTTACCATCAATAATGTCtctagaaaattaaaataaagttgacacaaaaattcatcatctaaaattatgaatattgagaGGGATGCATCGTTTCTGTTGACACTTCTTCTTCATGAATTTCACCAATTTCATCATCTAAAATCAAccaattaaaaaatagttagaaatttaatttaaaatattatttgaaaaaaatagcataaataTTTACCATCATGATTTGGAACAAATCCACGTAACCAACTCCTTGTGCAAATAAGCATTTGAACATGCGCATGAAGAGTGGAACttctatattttgttaaaaCACGTCCACCAATACTGAATGCAGACTCAGATGCTACCGTAGTGATGGGAATACTTAAAACATCTCTGGCCATAACTGACAGAGTGGGAAACCTATCCTCATTAATCTTCCAAAAATTCAGCACATCATACTTCAAATCATCTTCATTGGTGTGAATCAAACCTTCTTTTAGATAAATCTCTAATTCATCTTTATCCTTGGAAGTTTGGGTTTCACAGTCAAATTCTCTGAACTCCTAAAAGATGTAGTATAAAGATTATTTAAGTAACGAATAAACATAATAGGAGAAAAATAatactatattaaaattaaatacctTCATCACCATTTTGCTCTTCTTTGTAAGCCTTCCTTCTTCAGGTGACATAGGAGATTGATTACTACTTTGAGAAATGGTTGAACCACCAAAAGTATTTATGTACTCTCCATACAACCTTTTAAATTTCTCCAATACTTCATTTGCCTTCAATTCAAAGGTTGAAGGATCtagttttttgtaacaaaacctCAAGAACTTTAACTTTAATCGAGGATCAAGAATTGTCCCAAAAGCCAAGACAGTGCTATAATCCTTCCAATATTTATCAAACTTCATCTTCATTCTGAAAGCCATGTTCATAATAACAACATCATCACAAGTTTGATTGTCTTCCAAAAGACATTCAATTTTCCAAACTtacataaaatacaaatttgatGTTGGATATGATGAACCCGAAATGAGATTTGTAGTTTCATAAAATGGCTCTAAAAATTCACACATTTTTTTTGCTAAGCTCCATTCTTCATTTGTCGGACAATCTTTATAAGCTTCATCTACAACACTAAGGATGTCAAAcgctttttcaaatttaattgcACTTTCCAACATCATATATGTAGAATTCCATCGAGTTGGAACATCTGATTTTAGACCAACACCTTCTTCAATTTCTGCTTGCTGCACACAATCTTTAAATTTCATCATTCTCCCATCAGAAGCTTTCACATATTTCACACTCtctcttattttaaataaagcTCCAGCAGCCACCTTTAACCCTTCTTGcacaatcaaatttaaaatgtgAGCGGAGCAACGCACATAAAAATATTCTCCATCGCAAAGCAAACTATTCTGCTTACGTAGATGAGTTTTTAAGATGTTTTGCATGTTGTCATTTGCAGAAGCATTATCTAAAGTAATAGAGATACTTTCTTATCAATACCCCATTGCTTCAAAGAGTTAAATAAGACTGCTTCCATATCGGTTCCAGTATGGGGAGGAATCATTcgacaaaaattcaaaatcttactCACTAGTCGCCAATTCTCATCAACAAAATGAGCTGTCAGACAAATATATCCTTCAGTGGTAGATGCTGTCCACACATCAGATATCAAACAAATTCTATTAGGTATCCTAGACATCTTCTGCCTCAATTTCTCTTTCTCTGTTGAATAAATCATTTGAAGATCTGAAACTAAAGTGTTTCTAGAAGGCATTATAATCGTTGGACTAATGTAATTAATCCAATCTCTAATACCCTCATACTCAACAAAGCTAAACGCAAGATCATGTTTTGCTATAGCCTGAGCGAGTTTTTTTCTATGAACATTCTGATCAATTTTAGTTGGCAAACCCTCTATATCATCATCAAATCTAATATTGAGGGGTATAGATTTACAAGAAACTATATGACGACTCAGATGAGAAGTCCCGTAACCATTCTtagtttttggattttttccaattttgtaTTCATGATGACAAAAATTGCATTCAGCCTTTTTAATACCATCTCTGTCTTTTCCAATCTTCTTAAAAAATCTCCAAACATTAGATCTTTTACTAGAATCAACACTACCAGAAGCTTGAACAGGAGTCTCAGAAACAACTTCATCATCCATGTTTATAAATTTCCTAATCATATCCAAATAATGTGTATTAAAATTCTATAGCAACAACAACATTCAtaaattcatattaattattcaTCTTATCTAAATAGGCATATGCAACtgtaaaattcaacaaattaaacTAATATGACAACTATATACACATTAGAAATGACTAAAAAAGCTACCTTCTATGACAACTATATTGATCCACTgcatttataattttgtttcatcCACTCCAGCACAAAATATCACAGCCATAGACAATAAAAATAGGGTAAAAGGTGAAAAAAGAAAGGTGAAAATGATGGGACTCTTCTGAATGATTCTAGAAATAAGTACATATAATAAAGTGTAGGAATCATTCGTAACTAAAAGTTATTAAGAGTGCTTAATCATTCGTAATTCACAACACTAATCATGTTAGTGTTAGATACCATATAATCccatcaaacataaaattatctAAAGAAATTTCttgatattattttctttacCCCATTATTTTGCAAGCAGGATTTCATATGAACCATGCATCCTCCACCATTATCACACTTGTTGATATAGCTATATATAcaaatgaagaacaagaaaaatgacTCACTAATTGATTAGGCTTAAGCTACAAAATTCTCCCTTAGAATCAAATAATGCAATCTAGATCCACCAATGGCATTATTTATCATACACATGCACACTCTTTGGTCCTTTAAAGCCTCCACAACTCCAACACTAGCAGCCACAATCCAAGGCTTTCTAGCTGAGCTACTCTGTATTAATTCGTCTCTCAAAAATTGAACAAGTGATGAATAACTATGTATTTTGATTCATGAAGTAGCACAAGGTTGATGTTATCTATCTATATAAAGAAGTTTTGTGGTGCCAAAGAAATTTGTGCCAAACAATAGCATCACTGAATTACTATTATTGACACCAAAAGTAATAACAACCTGGAAGCAACGAATTTTGCTATGTTCTCACAACTTGAATGCCATTCCTGGTCTGTGAAATAATTGACAATGGCTTGCATGCAATCATTCAAAAGCACTAATAAACCTTGAAACTGGCAATCTAGGAATAGACATATAATGCTTTCAATGAATTCTTTAGCTTGTTTACTCCTGCAGTGAGAATAAAAAGGCGTAAGTTGACATTGTCAAACCACTAAACAAGGATGTCAAATCATAAATCATGTCCTAAAATCATTTGTCTAACTTTTGAATCATGAATCATAACACACTGCCATTCAAAAACACATCAAtgaaaaagactaaaataacaAGGATTGACACCTTAAATATGTAATATACTCAAGTTACAAATAAACACTTAATCAAGAATCACTATGGTACAATAGACATTGGTGATGGTCAATAAATAAACTATGATAACCCAAAAGTCATCAGTAAACACTTAATTCGGAAATTCTTTAAGTGTGCCAGAGGTAATAAAGTAACAGAAAACCAATTCACTATGAACTCTTGCCAAAATCACATTAAACAAGTTTAAAAGCAGAACAATTGCTTATGTAGGAATCAAATAGCAGATTATTGAAAAATGGTAACTAAAACTCAACTTTGATTCTCAATTCCATAATCTCCTTTtgggaaaaaattgaaaacaa
The Arachis duranensis cultivar V14167 chromosome 5, aradu.V14167.gnm2.J7QH, whole genome shotgun sequence genome window above contains:
- the LOC127747560 gene encoding zinc finger BED domain-containing protein RICESLEEPER 2-like is translated as MDDEVVSETPVQASGSVDSSKRSNVWRFFKKIGKDRDGIKKAECNFCHHEYKIGKNPKTKNGYGTSHLSRHIVSCKSIPLNIRFDDDIEGLPTKIDQNVHRKKLAQAIAKHDLAFSFVEYEGIRDWINYISPTIIMPSRNTLVSDLQMIYSTEKEKLRQKMSRIPNRICLISDVWTASTTEGYICLTAHFVDENWRLVSKILNFCRMIPPHTGTDMEAVLFNSLKQWGLKVAAGALFKIRESVKYVKASDGRMMKFKDCVQQAEIEEGVGLKSDVPTRWNSTYMMLESAIKFEKAFDILSVVDEAYKDCPTNEEWSLAKKMCEFLEPFYETTNLISGSSYPTSNLMKMKFDKYWKDYSTVLAFGTILDPRLKLKFLRFCYKKLDPSTFELKANEVLEKFKRLYGEYINTFGGSTISQSSNQSPMSPEEGRLTKKSKMVMKEFREFDCETQTSKDKDELEIYLKEGLIHTNEDDLKYDVLNFWKINEDRFPTLSVMARDVLSIPITTVASESAFSIGGRVLTKYRSSTLHAHVQMLICTRSWLRGFVPNHDDDEIGEIHEEEVSTETMHPSQYS